The following are encoded together in the Juglans microcarpa x Juglans regia isolate MS1-56 chromosome 2D, Jm3101_v1.0, whole genome shotgun sequence genome:
- the LOC121248864 gene encoding mpv17-like protein isoform X3 has protein sequence MATLSITAHKLPSLTKSIAESQRPNFPPSMLSAQVFTKSNPLSNFSFSTRKRSCVIWSVTEDREVVPVKENLNIVKDEESRLLLNGSEELQPLSTSEGREEDDDFDRLVSKAINASIVLGFGTFAVSKLLTIDYDYWHGWTLYEVLRYAPEHNWIAYEQALKANPVLAKMAISGIVYSLGDWIAQCYEGKPLFEFDRTRMFRSGLVGFTLHGSLSHYYYQFCEALFPFEDWWVVPAKVAFDQTVWAAVWNSIYFVVLGFLRFESPTNIFSELRTTFWPLLTAGWKLWPFAHLITYGLIPLEQRLLWVDCVELIWVTILSTYSNEKSEARISEVSVEANPSSSSSPKGK, from the exons ATGGCTACTCTTAGCATCACCGCCCATAAACTCCCTTCACTCACCAAATCCATCGCAGAATCCCAGAGACCTAACTTTCCTCCATCTATGCTCTCCGCCCAAGTCTTCACCAAGTCCAACCCATTAAGCAATTTCAGCTTTTCAACCCGTAAAAGGAGCTGTGTCATTTGGTCGGTCACAGAGGACCGAGAGGTTGTTCCGGTGAAGGAGAATCTTAATATTGTCAAGGATGAAGAAAGCCGGTTGTTACTAAATGGGTCTGAAGAACTTCAGCCTCTTTCTACTTCTGAGGGgagagaagaggatgatgatttTGATAGGTTGGTTAGCAAAGCTATCAATGCCTCTATTGTTCTAGGATTTGGGACCTTCGCCGTCAGCAAGTTGCTCACCATTGACTATGATTACTGGCAT GGATGGACCCTTTATGAGGTACTAAGGTATGCACCCGAACACAATTGGATTGCCTACGAACAAGCTCTCAAAGCAAACCCTGTTTTAGCCAAAATGGCAATAAGTGGGATTGTGTATTCTCTAGGAGATTGGATCGCCCAA TGTTATGAAGGAAAGCCTCTTTTCGAGTTTGACCGGACACGCATGTTCAGATCGGGCCTTGTTGGGTTTACTCTCCACGGTTCCCTTTCTCATTATTACTACCAATTTTGTGAG GCTCTTTTTCCATTCGAAGATTGGTGGGTGGTCCCTGCTAAAGTTGCCTTTGACCAAACAGTGTGGGCAGCAGTTTGGAACAGCATCTATTTTGTGGTTTTGGGGTTCTTGCGTTTTGAATCTCCAACCAATATTTTTAGTGAACTAAGGACTACATTTTGGCCGTTGCTTACT GCAGGGTGGAAGCTTTGGCCATTTGCCCATCTGATAACCTATGGTCTTATCCCTCTTGAACAAAGGCTTCTTTGGGTAGACTGTGTGGAGCTCATCTGGGTTACCATACTGTCAAC TTATTCAAATGAGAAATCAGAAGCACGAATATCTGAGGTTTCAGTGGAAGCAAACCCTTCTTCATCCAGTAGTCCTAAG GGAAAGTGA
- the LOC121248864 gene encoding protein SYM1-like isoform X2 — protein MATLSITAHKLPSLTKSIAESQRPNFPPSMLSAQVFTKSNPLSNFSFSTRKRSCVIWSVTEDREVVPVKENLNIVKDEESRLLLNGSEELQPLSTSEGREEDDDFDRLVSKAINASIVLGFGTFAVSKLLTIDYDYWHGWTLYEVLRYAPEHNWIAYEQALKANPVLAKMAISGIVYSLGDWIAQCYEGKPLFEFDRTRMFRSGLVGFTLHGSLSHYYYQFCEALFPFEDWWVVPAKVAFDQTVWAAVWNSIYFVVLGFLRFESPTNIFSELRTTFWPLLTAGWKLWPFAHLITYGLIPLEQRLLWVDCVELIWVTILSTYSNEKSEARISEVSVEANPSSSSSPKVHLTAVTKFL, from the exons ATGGCTACTCTTAGCATCACCGCCCATAAACTCCCTTCACTCACCAAATCCATCGCAGAATCCCAGAGACCTAACTTTCCTCCATCTATGCTCTCCGCCCAAGTCTTCACCAAGTCCAACCCATTAAGCAATTTCAGCTTTTCAACCCGTAAAAGGAGCTGTGTCATTTGGTCGGTCACAGAGGACCGAGAGGTTGTTCCGGTGAAGGAGAATCTTAATATTGTCAAGGATGAAGAAAGCCGGTTGTTACTAAATGGGTCTGAAGAACTTCAGCCTCTTTCTACTTCTGAGGGgagagaagaggatgatgatttTGATAGGTTGGTTAGCAAAGCTATCAATGCCTCTATTGTTCTAGGATTTGGGACCTTCGCCGTCAGCAAGTTGCTCACCATTGACTATGATTACTGGCAT GGATGGACCCTTTATGAGGTACTAAGGTATGCACCCGAACACAATTGGATTGCCTACGAACAAGCTCTCAAAGCAAACCCTGTTTTAGCCAAAATGGCAATAAGTGGGATTGTGTATTCTCTAGGAGATTGGATCGCCCAA TGTTATGAAGGAAAGCCTCTTTTCGAGTTTGACCGGACACGCATGTTCAGATCGGGCCTTGTTGGGTTTACTCTCCACGGTTCCCTTTCTCATTATTACTACCAATTTTGTGAG GCTCTTTTTCCATTCGAAGATTGGTGGGTGGTCCCTGCTAAAGTTGCCTTTGACCAAACAGTGTGGGCAGCAGTTTGGAACAGCATCTATTTTGTGGTTTTGGGGTTCTTGCGTTTTGAATCTCCAACCAATATTTTTAGTGAACTAAGGACTACATTTTGGCCGTTGCTTACT GCAGGGTGGAAGCTTTGGCCATTTGCCCATCTGATAACCTATGGTCTTATCCCTCTTGAACAAAGGCTTCTTTGGGTAGACTGTGTGGAGCTCATCTGGGTTACCATACTGTCAAC TTATTCAAATGAGAAATCAGAAGCACGAATATCTGAGGTTTCAGTGGAAGCAAACCCTTCTTCATCCAGTAGTCCTAAGGTACATCTAACTGCTGTTACAAAGTTCCTCTAG
- the LOC121248864 gene encoding mpv17-like protein isoform X4, producing MATLSITAHKLPSLTKSIAESQRPNFPPSMLSAQVFTKSNPLSNFSFSTRKRSCVIWSVTEDREVVPVKENLNIVKDEESRLLLNGSEELQPLSTSEGREEDDDFDRLVSKAINASIVLGFGTFAVSKLLTIDYDYWHGWTLYEVLRYAPEHNWIAYEQALKANPVLAKMAISGIVYSLGDWIAQCYEGKPLFEFDRTRMFRSGLVGFTLHGSLSHYYYQFCEALFPFEDWWVVPAKVAFDQTVWAAVWNSIYFVVLGFLRFESPTNIFSELRTTFWPLLTAGWKLWPFAHLITYGLIPLEQRLLWVDCVELIWVTILSTYSNEKSEARISEVSVEANPSSSSSPKE from the exons ATGGCTACTCTTAGCATCACCGCCCATAAACTCCCTTCACTCACCAAATCCATCGCAGAATCCCAGAGACCTAACTTTCCTCCATCTATGCTCTCCGCCCAAGTCTTCACCAAGTCCAACCCATTAAGCAATTTCAGCTTTTCAACCCGTAAAAGGAGCTGTGTCATTTGGTCGGTCACAGAGGACCGAGAGGTTGTTCCGGTGAAGGAGAATCTTAATATTGTCAAGGATGAAGAAAGCCGGTTGTTACTAAATGGGTCTGAAGAACTTCAGCCTCTTTCTACTTCTGAGGGgagagaagaggatgatgatttTGATAGGTTGGTTAGCAAAGCTATCAATGCCTCTATTGTTCTAGGATTTGGGACCTTCGCCGTCAGCAAGTTGCTCACCATTGACTATGATTACTGGCAT GGATGGACCCTTTATGAGGTACTAAGGTATGCACCCGAACACAATTGGATTGCCTACGAACAAGCTCTCAAAGCAAACCCTGTTTTAGCCAAAATGGCAATAAGTGGGATTGTGTATTCTCTAGGAGATTGGATCGCCCAA TGTTATGAAGGAAAGCCTCTTTTCGAGTTTGACCGGACACGCATGTTCAGATCGGGCCTTGTTGGGTTTACTCTCCACGGTTCCCTTTCTCATTATTACTACCAATTTTGTGAG GCTCTTTTTCCATTCGAAGATTGGTGGGTGGTCCCTGCTAAAGTTGCCTTTGACCAAACAGTGTGGGCAGCAGTTTGGAACAGCATCTATTTTGTGGTTTTGGGGTTCTTGCGTTTTGAATCTCCAACCAATATTTTTAGTGAACTAAGGACTACATTTTGGCCGTTGCTTACT GCAGGGTGGAAGCTTTGGCCATTTGCCCATCTGATAACCTATGGTCTTATCCCTCTTGAACAAAGGCTTCTTTGGGTAGACTGTGTGGAGCTCATCTGGGTTACCATACTGTCAAC TTATTCAAATGAGAAATCAGAAGCACGAATATCTGAGGTTTCAGTGGAAGCAAACCCTTCTTCATCCAGTAGTCCTAAG GAGTAA
- the LOC121248864 gene encoding mpv17-like protein isoform X1, translated as MATLSITAHKLPSLTKSIAESQRPNFPPSMLSAQVFTKSNPLSNFSFSTRKRSCVIWSVTEDREVVPVKENLNIVKDEESRLLLNGSEELQPLSTSEGREEDDDFDRLVSKAINASIVLGFGTFAVSKLLTIDYDYWHGWTLYEVLRYAPEHNWIAYEQALKANPVLAKMAISGIVYSLGDWIAQCYEGKPLFEFDRTRMFRSGLVGFTLHGSLSHYYYQFCEALFPFEDWWVVPAKVAFDQTVWAAVWNSIYFVVLGFLRFESPTNIFSELRTTFWPLLTAGWKLWPFAHLITYGLIPLEQRLLWVDCVELIWVTILSTYSNEKSEARISEVSVEANPSSSSSPKVEERRNFQTRLTRLIARPGVSWA; from the exons ATGGCTACTCTTAGCATCACCGCCCATAAACTCCCTTCACTCACCAAATCCATCGCAGAATCCCAGAGACCTAACTTTCCTCCATCTATGCTCTCCGCCCAAGTCTTCACCAAGTCCAACCCATTAAGCAATTTCAGCTTTTCAACCCGTAAAAGGAGCTGTGTCATTTGGTCGGTCACAGAGGACCGAGAGGTTGTTCCGGTGAAGGAGAATCTTAATATTGTCAAGGATGAAGAAAGCCGGTTGTTACTAAATGGGTCTGAAGAACTTCAGCCTCTTTCTACTTCTGAGGGgagagaagaggatgatgatttTGATAGGTTGGTTAGCAAAGCTATCAATGCCTCTATTGTTCTAGGATTTGGGACCTTCGCCGTCAGCAAGTTGCTCACCATTGACTATGATTACTGGCAT GGATGGACCCTTTATGAGGTACTAAGGTATGCACCCGAACACAATTGGATTGCCTACGAACAAGCTCTCAAAGCAAACCCTGTTTTAGCCAAAATGGCAATAAGTGGGATTGTGTATTCTCTAGGAGATTGGATCGCCCAA TGTTATGAAGGAAAGCCTCTTTTCGAGTTTGACCGGACACGCATGTTCAGATCGGGCCTTGTTGGGTTTACTCTCCACGGTTCCCTTTCTCATTATTACTACCAATTTTGTGAG GCTCTTTTTCCATTCGAAGATTGGTGGGTGGTCCCTGCTAAAGTTGCCTTTGACCAAACAGTGTGGGCAGCAGTTTGGAACAGCATCTATTTTGTGGTTTTGGGGTTCTTGCGTTTTGAATCTCCAACCAATATTTTTAGTGAACTAAGGACTACATTTTGGCCGTTGCTTACT GCAGGGTGGAAGCTTTGGCCATTTGCCCATCTGATAACCTATGGTCTTATCCCTCTTGAACAAAGGCTTCTTTGGGTAGACTGTGTGGAGCTCATCTGGGTTACCATACTGTCAAC TTATTCAAATGAGAAATCAGAAGCACGAATATCTGAGGTTTCAGTGGAAGCAAACCCTTCTTCATCCAGTAGTCCTAAG gtggaagaaagaagaaatttcCAAACAAGGCTTACTCGTCTTATTGCACGCCCAGGAGTTTCTTGGGCCTGA